The Leadbetterella byssophila DSM 17132 DNA window ATTCTTGAATCTGTTTGAACCTAGGGAGGGGTCACCAATGCCCTCAATGAGCAAATCCCCTAAGATCTTTCCGCTGCTTACCCGACCGTTAGAATAGATCATGGTTTCAAATTTATAGGTAGGACCCAGATATTCCAAGGCCGTGGCGGTGGTGACCAACTTCAGCGTAGAGGCTGGAGGTAAATTGATTTCTGAGGCATGCGCGTACACCTGCTCGCCGGAGTTCAAGGAGCGGATGCTAACTGACACTTGGATGCCTTCCTGGCCTTTAGCGCTTCTGAAGCTTTGGATATGCTTATTGATACCGGAGCTAAAAACGTTAAGTTGTAGGAGAATAAAACAGATCAACTTCATAAGTATATTCACGAAAATGCCCGCCAATATAGTATCTTTGTATTTCATTAAGAATAAAAGAGCTCTTTAAACTTATGAAGCTAACATTTTATGGTGCGGCCCAGAAAGTGGCGGGGAGCATGTTTCTTCTGGAGTTTGAAGATGGATATCAGGCTCTAATCGACTGTGGGTCAGAGGTAGAAGGGAACCCTAGGCTTACAGAGGAAGAGTTTAGATACGGAAATTTTCCTTTTGATGCCTCTAGAGTTAATGTAGTCATTCTGACGCATGCTCATATTGATCATTCAGGGCAGATACCTAATTTATATCAGGACGGATTTGAAGGACAGGTACTTTGTACCAGTCCTACCATGGATCTTACAGAAGTGCTGCTTTATGATGCGGCGAGCTTGAATGCCCGTGTGGTAAAAAGCGTGGAGAAGAGTCATAGGAAATCCAAGAAGTGGAAGAGCAAAGAAACCCAAGGCCTGTATTTGAATAGACAAGTGGAGGAGGCCATGGAGAATTTTGTGCCTATAGCCTTTGAACAAAGATTCAAATTTAAAGATGATGGTTTCGTGACCTTTTACCCTGCTGGACACCTGCTTGGCGCGGCTCACGTAGTCCTAGAAGTGAAGGAAGGAGGAGAATGGAAGAAGATAGGATTCTCAGGGGATATAGGTAGGAAGAATTTTACCCTGCTAGTGGATCCTAAACCAATTCCTCAAGTGGACTACCTAGTAATGGAGTCTACATATGGTCAAAGGAATCACGAGGATAGTGGAGATCCTGCGGAGATATTAGGAGAAATCATTCAAGCCGCCTGTGTGGATGTGAAGGGGCGTCTTATAGTACCTGCCTTCAGTGTGGGGAGAACGCAGTGTTTACTGTACACTTTGAATAGATTGTATTATGACAAAGGTATTAGTCCTATCAAAGTATTTACAGATAGTCCGCTAGCAAAAGCCAGTACAAAGATCTATGAGAAATACAGGAACCGCTTAAACAAAGAGGCCCAGGAGTTTTTTGAAGAGACAGATTCTTTGTTTGACTTTGAGAACCTACACTATTTGGAGTCCAATAAGGAAAGCCAATTGGTTTCAACGCATGCAGAGCCCTGTATTATCATCAGTTCTTCCGGAATGATCAAGGGAGGAAGGGTGGAATACCACATAGAAAAGAACATTGAAAACCCTTACGCAACGATATTGATGGTGGGATATGCGAACGAAGATTCTGTAGGAGGGAAGTTACTTTCCGGGGAACAGCGTCAATTGCATATCCGAAACAAGAAGCTTGAGGTAAACGCAAAAATTAAGAAAACGGATATTTTTAGTGGTCACGGAGACCGTGATGACCTCCTTGCATTCGCCAAAATTCAAAAGCCTGAACTCTTAAAAAAACTCTTTTTAGTTCATGGAGATTTGAATGCTATGCTTAATTTTAAGCAAATTTTGAATGAGAGTGGATACGAGGATGTGGAGTTACCGGCTCGGTATCAGACCTTTGAATTGTAAAAATTACACATGAGAACATTACTAGAGTTCGAAAAACCCATAGCAGAATTGGAAGCCAAATTGGAAGACATGAAGAAATTGGCCAATGATAATAATGTGGACGTGAGTGATGCCGTAAGGAACCTCAATGCTGCTATTGAAACATTGAGAACCGAGACCTTTCAGAATCTTACCCGTTGGCAAAGAGTGCAGCTATCTAGACACCCGGACAGACCTTATACCTTAGATTACATAGAGCGTATATGTGAAGAATTTCACGAATTACACGGAGACAGAACCGTAAGGGATGATCCGGCTATCGTAGGAGGTATGGCAAAGATTAACGGCAAGAGTGTCATGATCATAGGCCAGCAGAAAGGTAGAAAGACCAAAGAGCGTCAGCATCGCAACTTTGGTATGGCCAATCCGGAAGGATACCGCAAGGCCCTTCGTCTGATGAAGATGGCTGAGAAATTCAATATGCCTATCGTAACCTTGATAGATACTCCGGGTGCTTTCCCAGGGCTTGAGGCAGAGGAGAGAGGACAGGGAGAAGCCATTGCTAGAAACTTAAAAGAAATGATGACCCTTAAAGTGCCTGTGATCTGTATAGTGATAGGCGAAGGTGCATCAGGTGGAGCATTAGGTATAGGCATAGGTGATAGAGTACTGATGTTAGAAAACTCCTGGTATTCTGTGATTTCTCCAGAGAACTGTTCTACTATCCTATGGAGAACCTGGGAGTTCAAAGAGCAGGCTGCTGAAGCATTGAAACTAACGGCTACAGATATGAAAGCGAATGGCTTAGTGGACGGTATAATTCCTGAACCACTAGGTGGAGCTCATTTGAAATGGGACGAGATGGCTACTATTCTGAAGAATACCATTTTGAAAGAAATCAAAGACTTAGAAAAGAAATCTCCAGCTAAAAGGATCTCAGAGCGTATAGATAAATTCTGCGCTATGGGAGTAGTGATTGAGTAATATGCCGGCAAAAACCAAAGCCGTAGTGTTTGACTTCGGCAATGTGATCATACCCATTGATCTTGAAAGAACTTTTCAAGCCTTTGCTGACTTAACCTTTAAGTCTAAGGAAAGGATCAAGGAGCTTTTTGCCCAAGCCGAACTTTTCAAAAAATACGAAACCGGATTTTATTCCGACGACGAATTCAGAGACGTGGTACGCCAGACCTTGAGCTATCCTTTGAACGATCAAGAGATAGACGAGGCCTGGAATGCCCTGCTCTTAGAAATACCAAAGGAGAGAATTGACTACTTAGAAAGGTTAAAGTTTGATATCCCCATTTATCTGCTATCTAATACCAATTCCCTACATATAGAGTATTGCCAGCAATATTTCCGACAAGCATTTGGTATTGCAAACTTTACCAAACTCTTTGAAAAGGCCTTTCTTTCTTATGAAATGGGCCTTTGGAAACCGGATTATGCCATCTATCATCAAGTAATTAATGAAATAGGTGTTAAACCGGAAGAGATTCTGTTTCTGGATGATAATCCGGATAATGTGGAGGCCGCTAATGAAGTGGGCATTCGTGCTGTTCAGATTTCTCCCCATGAATCCTTCACAACGCTTCTGCCTAATTTATTGTGAAGAAATACCGTACCCATATTCTCCTCTTTTTGGCTAGCGTATTAACCACTACTTTAGCCGGGGCGGAATGGATATATGGGAAGGCGTTTCTAAACGGGGAAATGGGCATGGATCATTTTAAAGAAGGATTCAAGTTCTCCATTCCCTTTTTGCTTTTCTTGACTACCCATGAGTTTGGACACTATTTTGCGGCTCAATGGAAGAAGATAAAGGTCACCTTGCCGTACTATATTCCTGGGTGGATAGGGATCATTATGTCCATAGGAACCTTTGGGGCATTTATAAGAATCAAAGATCCGGTTTATTCCCGAAAGGATTTCTTTGATATCGGCATAGCGGGGCCCTTAGCCGGAGCCGTAGTAGCTTTGGTTTGTTTGTACTTTGGGTTTCAGTACATGCCTGGAGACGAATACATCTATGGCATTCATCCTGAATATCAATCTTATCCCGGAGATTATAGAGAGCTTTTGGATAAGAATGCCAGTGCCTTTGAAGCCATAACCTTAGGGAAAAGCATGCTGTATTCATTTATGGAAAACACCTTTGGTAATCCCGACTTGCTTCCTCACCCTTATGAACTTTCTCATTATCCCCTGATTCTGGCAGGATTTCTGGGATTGCTTTTTACCGCCATTAATTTACTGCCCATAGGTCAACTTGACGGGGGGCACATCTTGTATGGGTTAGTGGGACCTAAAGCCTTTCGAGTGATTTCTCCTTCGGCGTTGGTGTTGCTGGTAGGGTATTCCGGCCTGGGGATGTTTCAGGTACAGGAATGGGCTGCTGGCGCTGACTATCTTCTTTATTTGCAGTTTTTCCTGTATGTATACTTTGTATACTTATGTTTTTCCAAGATATTTACCAATAGAACAAGCAACTGGATTTTGACTTTGGCCGTAGTGCTGTGTCAGCTTCTTCTTACTCAATGGCAACCTGGCATTATGGGCTATCCCGGGTTTTTAGCCTTTGGCTTCCTGATAGGTAGAGTGCTGGGAGTGTATCATCCACCTACATTTGATGTTGGGCCTTTGGGGTGGGGAAGACAGATCCTGGGCTGGTTAGCTATGTTACTGTTCGTACTTTGTTTTATACCCTATCCCATTTCCTAAATGGAAGCATTATACATTTGGTGGTTCAAGTCCAAAGGATGGAAGATCATCGGAGATATAGATCCGGGCTTGAAGAAGGCCATGATCGCTGTGGCTCCGCATTGGAAAAGTGAAGATTTCTTTGTGGGACTGGCTTCCAGGGCGCTCCTGAAAAGAAGGATTTCTTTTTTTGGGAAAGCGGAGCTCTTTAAGCCTCCCTTTGGTTTTATATTCAGAGCTTTGGGTGGAATACCTGTGGATAGAACGAGAAAGGGGAATTTGGTTGAGCAGCAGATCTATACCATCAAGGGCTTAGACGAGGCTTTGATATCTTTGGCTCCTGAAGGAACAAGAAAAGATGTGGGGCGCCTACGTTCCGGATTCTATTATATAGCCGTAGGGGCAGAGATGCCCATTATTAGAGTGGGTTTTGATTATGAGAGGAAGGAAGTGCTTATAGCTGAACCCTTCTATCCCAGCGGGGATTTTAAGAAAGATATGATGACGTACTTTGTGCCTTTCTATGAGAGAATTGGCGGACCACAGAAGTCCTGGATAGCACGTTATAGAGAAGGAATTTTTGATCATTAAACGATAAATGGAAATGAAGAAACAGACAAAGGTTATCAAGATTCAGTCTGAACGGACACACAACAGAGAGAATTCTACCCCGCTATACCTGACCAGCAGTTTTTGCTACGAAGATGCAGCACAAGGAAAAGATCTCTTTGATGGAACACTAGAGGGAAACATTTATTCCCGCTTTTCTAATCCTACTGTACAGGAGTTCGTAGATAAGATCTGTGTACTGGAAGAATTAGAAGACGGAGTAGCCACAGGGACGGGTATGGCAGCGGTGTTTGCATGTTTTGGGGCGCATCTTTCTGCAGGTGACCATTTGGTTTCTTCAAAAGCATTGTTTGGTTCTTCTCACCAGATTATCACTCAGATCCTGGTGAAATGGGGGATTAGCTACACATATGTTGATGCTTCCGCACCGGAATCAGAATGGGAAGCGGCCATTCAGGAGAATACTAAGATGATCTACTTAGAGACTCCTTCTAACCCCGGACTTGAAATCGTGGATTTGGAGATGATAGGCAGACTTGCGAAGAAGCATGATTTAATCTATTGTATAGACAATTGCTTTGCAACACCAGTATTGCAGGTTCCAAGCCAATTTGGCGCCAACCTGGTTTTACACTCGGCGACCAAGTTTATGGATGGTCAAGGGCGTGTTCTAGGTGGAGTAGTGGTAGGTACCAAAGAATTGATAGAAAAAGTGAGATTCTTCACCCGTCAAACCGGACCGGCTTTATCTCCTTTCAATGCTTGGGTATTATCCAAAAGTTTGGAAACCTTGCATTTGAGAATGGAAAGACATTGTAGTAATGCCCTTGCTTTGGCTACTGCTCTTGAAAAAGTGGAAGGAGTAAAGCAAGTGAATTACCCTTTCCTTGATTCTTTTAAGCAAAAGGATTTGGCTAAAAAGCAGATGAGTGCCGGTGGAGCCTTAGTTACATTTGAATTAGAAGGTGGATTTGAGAGAGTAGTTAGATTTACCAAATTACTTACTATTCCTTCTTTGACTTCAAATCTAGGGGATAGCAGAACCACCATTACCAATCCATTTACGACTACGCATTCCAAGGTGCCAACCGAAGATAAATACGGTTTAGGCATCTATGAAGGTAGCATGCGCGTATCCGTAGGTTTGGAAGATATAGATGACCTTATTCAAGACTTTACTCAAGCCATCCTTGGTTCAAAATAATAGTTTACCCTTCGTAGAGGATTTCATTCAGATAATCTACGAAGGGCTTTAATCTCTCTATGTGTTTCAGCAAGTTTTCTTTGAAATCAGGAGAAAGTACTTCTTCGTTAGTGAACTTTTTCATAAAGAACAGGGATTTGTATTTGAGCAGATGGATCTCCGGATGATCTTCTGCATAGCCTTTAGGTGCACGTTTGAGTTGTTCACCGTGTACCAGTGGAAAGTGTTTTTTGAATTCTGAATCCTCAATAATGTTTTTAAGTTCTTCCGGATTGTAGTCGATCTCTTGTCGGAACGTAGCCAATTCCTCTGCAGTAGGGTTCCAGATTCCGGCACCCAAGAAGGTTTCCTGATCTTGGAGATGGAAATAGTAGTCTATTTTTCCTGAATTCTTACCGTTTTCTCCGAATGCAGCGGCCAGATGTATCTTATACGGTTTCTTGTCTTTGGAGAATCTCACATCTCTGTAGATGCGGAATATGCAGTCTTTGATCTGGGTATCATAGTATTTTGGCTCCACCTCTTTTAGCTCCTTAAGGATGCTGTCAGAGAATTGGGTGAAGTTGTCTTTTGCAGCTTCAAATTCCGATTTATGTTCCTGGAACCATTCCCTGGTGTTATTATCCGTTAGCGCTCTTAAAAAAGCGAAAGTTGAAGCCTTGATCATGTATTTTCTATATTTTTGTGAAATATATTGTAGAATCGAATTTTATCCAAAGGAGTATGGCGAGAATATTGACGGGGATCCAAGCTACGGGTCGCCCCCACTTAGGAAACATCCTTGGGGCTATTGAACCGGCTGTGGCTCTATCAAAGAAACCGGAAAACGAATCCTATTTATTTATTGCTGATTTACATTCTCTTACTACCATAAAAGATCCGCAGGTGCTTGTAGAAAATACCCGGGCGGTGGCATGTGCATGGCTAGCTTGCGGATTAGATCCGGAGAAATCCTTTTTCTATAGACAATCCAGATTGGCGCCATACCATACGGAATTGATGTGGTATTTGAACTGTCTTACTCCTTATCCTATGCTTGCGAATGCTCATTCGTTTAAGGATAAGTCGGAAAAGCTTTCTGACGTGAATGCAGGTTTATTTACCTATCCGGTTTTGATGACAGCGGATATCATCCTGTATCAGGCGGATTTTGTGCCGGTAGGAAAGGATCAAAAGCAACATTTAGAGATAGCTAAGGATATAGCGGAAGTCTTTAACCGAGTATACGGTGAGGTCTTTAAGATCCCAGCGCCTTTTATTAATGAAGAGGTGATGACCATTCCGGGCATTGACGGAGCGAAGATGAGTAAGTCGTACAACAACTACATTGACATCTTCCTTCCTGAGAACGAGTTGAACAAGGTAGTGAAGAAGATCGTTTCTGATGCAACTCCTCTGGAAGAGCCTAAGAATCCGGATACGGACAATACCTTCAAGATATTTAGTTTGGTGGGGACACCTGAGCAGGTGGAGACCATGCGTCAAAATTACCTTGCCGGTGGATACGGTTACGGTCATGCGAAGAAAGAGTTGTTTGAAACCTTATTGACCCGTTTTGCCAAGCACAGAGAAATCTATAATTATTACTTTAACGACACTGAAGCACTGGAAAAGCAGTTGAGAATAGGAGAGGAGAAGGTAGAAGAGGTAGCGCGTAAGACCATGGAAGAAGTGCGTAAGGTTATGAAATTCTTGTAATGGAAAGCCTACTGGATTGGGATAAGCAGTTGTTCATCTTTTTGAACGGCTACCATACTCCTTTTTGGGATAAATTCTTTTTGATTTATACCAATGCCAAGTCATGGATACCCGTGGTATTGATTCTGTTGGTGATGCTTTTTCGAAGTTTTCACTGGAAGCAGGCTTTGGTGTTTGTGGCTCTAATAGCAATAGGAGTAGGGGTTAGTGATTATGTCGCTTCTGGCATTATGAAGCCTAATTTCGCCCGACTGCGCCCTTGTCACGACTATCTGAACGAGATGATCTTAGTAGGAAATTGTGGAGGCAAATACGGTTTTGCTTCTTCCCATGCGGCTAATGCCTTTGGAATATTTATGGGCTTTAGTTTGGTCTTTTCTGAAAACAAGCGATTGTTCTGGGTGCTGTTAGCCTGGGCTACCTTGATGGGATATTCCCGCATCTATGTGGGGGTTCACCATCCTGGTGATGTGATCGTAGGGGCGCTGATAGGCATTTTAGTCCCTCAGATTATTTTCTATCTTTATAAGAAAATAAAACTCAAATCATGAAAAAATATCTGTTCTTCTTCTGTGTTCTAATGGCCATTCAGGTTCGTGCTCAGGAAATCACACAAGGGCAATGGTGGAATGAGGAGAAAGAGGGTAAGATCCAGTTTTACGAACAAGGGGGGAAGCTATACGGGAAGGTAGTATGGCTGAAGGACGGAGATGTGAAAGATAAGAACAATCCGGACCCTAAGTTGAGAGATAAGTCCTTGGTAGGTTTGACCTTTTTGAAGGGCTTCACGGCCGATGGGCAGGATTGGAAGGGAGGTCAGATCTATGATCCTAAATCCGGCAAGACCTATTCCGCCACTATTAAATGGGCGGGTAAGAACACCTTGAATGTGCGGGGGTACATAGGGGTTTCCTTAGTGGGCAGGACCACGAGGTTTACTAGAGTTGAGTAAAATGGGTATAAGATTCCGTAATTTATAGAAGACTGATACCGTCTACTTTTCGGAGATTCGCTAAAAAATAAACGATCATTATGAATAGTAGGAGAGAATTTATCTTCAGTAGTGCTGCAATAGGTGGGGTTTTAGCTCTAGGTTCATTTTGCCCAAAAGATTTCCAATACAGAATTTTAGGTCAAGGCAAGGCTGCATTAAAAGTATCCCCTCTGGGTTTGGGGTGTATGGGGATGAGTTATCATCGGAGTTTTGTCCCTGACGAGAAGGCAAGTTTGAAGTTGCTGCGCAATGCTTATGAGGCGGGCATTACCTTCTTTGATACCGCGGAGGCCTACGGGCCATTGACGAATGAAAGACTGGTAGGCAAGGGTGTAAAGTCTTTTCGTAAGAACATTGTCCTAGCTACTAAATTTGGATTTATCAACGGTAAACCTTCAGAGGGTCTTGATAGCCGACCGGAAACCATACGTAGAGTGGTTGAAAATTCACTTAGGAGTTTACAGACTGACTATATAGATCTGTTGTACCAGCATAGAGTAGACCCAAAGGTGCCTATTGAGGAGGTGGCAGGAACGGTGAAGGAGTTGATAACGGAGGGAAAGGTGAAGCATTTTGGATTGAGTGAATGCAGTGCAGGGGTATTGAGGAGGGCACATAAAGAGCAGGCGGTGACGGCTGTACAGAGTGAGTACTCATTGATGACGCGTTTACCGGAAGTGGAGATACTAGGTACATGTGAAGAATTAGGGGTAGGTTTTGTGCCTTACAGTCCTCTGAGCAGGGGGATGATTACGGGGTATTTGAATGAGAGGACGAAATATAATGCATTGAATGACAATAGGTCCACTTTGCCCCGATATCAGAAGGAATTGGTGGTGGCGAACTGGCCTTTGATAGATACTTTGAAGGAATTTGGAGATCAAAGGGGATTAACGGTGGCGCAGGTAGCTTTAGCCTGGCTCTTGCATCAGAAGCCCTGGATAGTTCCAATTCCTGGCACGACCAAATGGGCGCATATGCAGGAAAATTTTGCCGCTAGGGAAATTGATTTTTCAGATGAGGAGTGGAGTTCTTTGCAATCTCTGTTGGACAAGATTATTATTCACGGGGATAGATACACCGGTATATCTGCTCAGCAGACCCAGAAGGAATAGCAAGTGTCTGATCTTAGGAGCTTTGCAGGGTTTGGAGGATATTTTTTCGAAAAAATAGTTTTTCACATTTGCAGAAAAGGCCCTTTTCCTCTATCTTTGCAACACTTTTAACCGCCGGTCCTATAGCTCAGTTGGTTAGAGCACCTGACTCATAATCAGGTGGTCCCTGGTTCGAGCCCAGGTGGGACCACTTAACTATCAAGGAGTTAGACAATCGTCCGACTCCTTTTTCTTTTTACTTGCCCAACATTTTGCCCAACATTTTTGATTATTAATTTAAGAAATTAGAACGTTTCCTGCCCTCTAATTTTAAAAATTAAAGGACAGGAAAAATAATCTTAAAAATTATTTCCGTTACTAAGTCAGTGGAGTCCATTATAGCATTCAGCTCATAATCTCAAAAAAATGGTGCTGGTAACTTCTACCGGATATAAGAAACTCAATGGAGCTTTCCTTTCCATTACTCTTTACCATTTCAACAGCTACCATCTGATTGAGAACGTATCTATCTACAGGGCTCCTACAGCGCACAAAAAAAGGGCAATATGCCCTCCTTAGTTTCCCTGACCTGTCCACAAATAATATCGAGAACGGGTCTATTACTTTAAACGGTCTGTTCATCTGAGAAACCAGCTCGGCTCATTTTTGTTAAAAGATTCTGTCAGGTGATGAATAACCTGTGAGGCATTAAGTCCCCGATTCAGGAAACTATCAATGTAAGACATCTTATTGGCTCCTGTAAAGAGGTTATACAGATTCCAAAGGCTTATATCTCCTGTATCTGTCCTGCTAAAATCTTCATCAGCCAGGTAATCTCTGGCTACCATGCTTAACTGATTCTCTCCGAACATAAACTCCGGTAAAGTTTTCTTCTCCTGTGCAGGCAGGTACTGATACAGCTTCGTTCTTCCCAAAAAGGTTACAAACTGGCTTTCTGTAAGATAGTATTCCGGGAACTGCCTCAAGAGTGTAAGCTGATTCTCGATATTGTACTCCACAAACAAAGCAAATATCTGCTTCATCAGCTCCGTGATACTTCTTGCCTTGATCGTTCCTGTATAGCCATCTGACCAAATACACATATTGCAGCAGACTTTATTCTGAAAGCCAATGAATACTTTGAAATGTTCATCAGCTCCTTTCCGGTTATACAAGTTATCCAAATTATAGGCCTTAATTCCTCCTATGGTCAGATTGAGCTTATTGCCGTTAATAGTAGAACTGATAGAGGGTATTTCCAGCACAAAGGCCATTCTCTCATAGTAGATGGTTTTTTCATGCTCTAACAACTCCTTGGCTGGCTTATCTTTCGCTTCGGGTATTCTGCCTTTGATGGGGTGAGAAACACGAATAGAGGGCTTTAAAATGGTCTCATGAGGGAATACCTGTCCTGATACTTCCTGAACACAGTTAATGAAATCCTGATGCGATATCACAGGTTCATTATCCTTTACAAAAACCGGAATGATATGCTCATGTTCCAGTTCAAACATATTCATAGGACTGGTATTGGCCACTATGAACGGCAGTTCTGTAGATGACTGCTCCCCGGTGACGAGGTGACGATCTACTTTAACTAATTCCATTTTGAACATAATTTGGGGTTAATTGGAGTTTTCTTTGATTGAAATCAGGTTTAAACTGCTGCTGCACCTCTTTGGAGACACTTTCAAACAGGGAAAGAAGCTCCTGTAGGCTATTACAGCTCTTAATCAGGGTCTCATAG harbors:
- a CDS encoding MBL fold metallo-hydrolase, whose product is MKLTFYGAAQKVAGSMFLLEFEDGYQALIDCGSEVEGNPRLTEEEFRYGNFPFDASRVNVVILTHAHIDHSGQIPNLYQDGFEGQVLCTSPTMDLTEVLLYDAASLNARVVKSVEKSHRKSKKWKSKETQGLYLNRQVEEAMENFVPIAFEQRFKFKDDGFVTFYPAGHLLGAAHVVLEVKEGGEWKKIGFSGDIGRKNFTLLVDPKPIPQVDYLVMESTYGQRNHEDSGDPAEILGEIIQAACVDVKGRLIVPAFSVGRTQCLLYTLNRLYYDKGISPIKVFTDSPLAKASTKIYEKYRNRLNKEAQEFFEETDSLFDFENLHYLESNKESQLVSTHAEPCIIISSSGMIKGGRVEYHIEKNIENPYATILMVGYANEDSVGGKLLSGEQRQLHIRNKKLEVNAKIKKTDIFSGHGDRDDLLAFAKIQKPELLKKLFLVHGDLNAMLNFKQILNESGYEDVELPARYQTFEL
- a CDS encoding 1-acyl-sn-glycerol-3-phosphate acyltransferase, encoding MEALYIWWFKSKGWKIIGDIDPGLKKAMIAVAPHWKSEDFFVGLASRALLKRRISFFGKAELFKPPFGFIFRALGGIPVDRTRKGNLVEQQIYTIKGLDEALISLAPEGTRKDVGRLRSGFYYIAVGAEMPIIRVGFDYERKEVLIAEPFYPSGDFKKDMMTYFVPFYERIGGPQKSWIARYREGIFDH
- a CDS encoding site-2 protease family protein, encoding MKKYRTHILLFLASVLTTTLAGAEWIYGKAFLNGEMGMDHFKEGFKFSIPFLLFLTTHEFGHYFAAQWKKIKVTLPYYIPGWIGIIMSIGTFGAFIRIKDPVYSRKDFFDIGIAGPLAGAVVALVCLYFGFQYMPGDEYIYGIHPEYQSYPGDYRELLDKNASAFEAITLGKSMLYSFMENTFGNPDLLPHPYELSHYPLILAGFLGLLFTAINLLPIGQLDGGHILYGLVGPKAFRVISPSALVLLVGYSGLGMFQVQEWAAGADYLLYLQFFLYVYFVYLCFSKIFTNRTSNWILTLAVVLCQLLLTQWQPGIMGYPGFLAFGFLIGRVLGVYHPPTFDVGPLGWGRQILGWLAMLLFVLCFIPYPIS
- a CDS encoding trans-sulfuration enzyme family protein, whose protein sequence is MKKQTKVIKIQSERTHNRENSTPLYLTSSFCYEDAAQGKDLFDGTLEGNIYSRFSNPTVQEFVDKICVLEELEDGVATGTGMAAVFACFGAHLSAGDHLVSSKALFGSSHQIITQILVKWGISYTYVDASAPESEWEAAIQENTKMIYLETPSNPGLEIVDLEMIGRLAKKHDLIYCIDNCFATPVLQVPSQFGANLVLHSATKFMDGQGRVLGGVVVGTKELIEKVRFFTRQTGPALSPFNAWVLSKSLETLHLRMERHCSNALALATALEKVEGVKQVNYPFLDSFKQKDLAKKQMSAGGALVTFELEGGFERVVRFTKLLTIPSLTSNLGDSRTTITNPFTTTHSKVPTEDKYGLGIYEGSMRVSVGLEDIDDLIQDFTQAILGSK
- the trpS gene encoding tryptophan--tRNA ligase, yielding MARILTGIQATGRPHLGNILGAIEPAVALSKKPENESYLFIADLHSLTTIKDPQVLVENTRAVACAWLACGLDPEKSFFYRQSRLAPYHTELMWYLNCLTPYPMLANAHSFKDKSEKLSDVNAGLFTYPVLMTADIILYQADFVPVGKDQKQHLEIAKDIAEVFNRVYGEVFKIPAPFINEEVMTIPGIDGAKMSKSYNNYIDIFLPENELNKVVKKIVSDATPLEEPKNPDTDNTFKIFSLVGTPEQVETMRQNYLAGGYGYGHAKKELFETLLTRFAKHREIYNYYFNDTEALEKQLRIGEEKVEEVARKTMEEVRKVMKFL
- a CDS encoding aldo/keto reductase, coding for MNSRREFIFSSAAIGGVLALGSFCPKDFQYRILGQGKAALKVSPLGLGCMGMSYHRSFVPDEKASLKLLRNAYEAGITFFDTAEAYGPLTNERLVGKGVKSFRKNIVLATKFGFINGKPSEGLDSRPETIRRVVENSLRSLQTDYIDLLYQHRVDPKVPIEEVAGTVKELITEGKVKHFGLSECSAGVLRRAHKEQAVTAVQSEYSLMTRLPEVEILGTCEELGVGFVPYSPLSRGMITGYLNERTKYNALNDNRSTLPRYQKELVVANWPLIDTLKEFGDQRGLTVAQVALAWLLHQKPWIVPIPGTTKWAHMQENFAAREIDFSDEEWSSLQSLLDKIIIHGDRYTGISAQQTQKE
- a CDS encoding phosphatase PAP2 family protein encodes the protein MESLLDWDKQLFIFLNGYHTPFWDKFFLIYTNAKSWIPVVLILLVMLFRSFHWKQALVFVALIAIGVGVSDYVASGIMKPNFARLRPCHDYLNEMILVGNCGGKYGFASSHAANAFGIFMGFSLVFSENKRLFWVLLAWATLMGYSRIYVGVHHPGDVIVGALIGILVPQIIFYLYKKIKLKS
- a CDS encoding DUF2147 domain-containing protein — encoded protein: MKKYLFFFCVLMAIQVRAQEITQGQWWNEEKEGKIQFYEQGGKLYGKVVWLKDGDVKDKNNPDPKLRDKSLVGLTFLKGFTADGQDWKGGQIYDPKSGKTYSATIKWAGKNTLNVRGYIGVSLVGRTTRFTRVE
- a CDS encoding DUF2461 domain-containing protein; this translates as MIKASTFAFLRALTDNNTREWFQEHKSEFEAAKDNFTQFSDSILKELKEVEPKYYDTQIKDCIFRIYRDVRFSKDKKPYKIHLAAAFGENGKNSGKIDYYFHLQDQETFLGAGIWNPTAEELATFRQEIDYNPEELKNIIEDSEFKKHFPLVHGEQLKRAPKGYAEDHPEIHLLKYKSLFFMKKFTNEEVLSPDFKENLLKHIERLKPFVDYLNEILYEG
- a CDS encoding HAD family hydrolase; protein product: MPAKTKAVVFDFGNVIIPIDLERTFQAFADLTFKSKERIKELFAQAELFKKYETGFYSDDEFRDVVRQTLSYPLNDQEIDEAWNALLLEIPKERIDYLERLKFDIPIYLLSNTNSLHIEYCQQYFRQAFGIANFTKLFEKAFLSYEMGLWKPDYAIYHQVINEIGVKPEEILFLDDNPDNVEAANEVGIRAVQISPHESFTTLLPNLL
- a CDS encoding acetyl-CoA carboxylase carboxyltransferase subunit alpha, whose amino-acid sequence is MRTLLEFEKPIAELEAKLEDMKKLANDNNVDVSDAVRNLNAAIETLRTETFQNLTRWQRVQLSRHPDRPYTLDYIERICEEFHELHGDRTVRDDPAIVGGMAKINGKSVMIIGQQKGRKTKERQHRNFGMANPEGYRKALRLMKMAEKFNMPIVTLIDTPGAFPGLEAEERGQGEAIARNLKEMMTLKVPVICIVIGEGASGGALGIGIGDRVLMLENSWYSVISPENCSTILWRTWEFKEQAAEALKLTATDMKANGLVDGIIPEPLGGAHLKWDEMATILKNTILKEIKDLEKKSPAKRISERIDKFCAMGVVIE